The following proteins are encoded in a genomic region of Ostrea edulis chromosome 7, xbOstEdul1.1, whole genome shotgun sequence:
- the LOC125653700 gene encoding uncharacterized protein LOC125653700 codes for MCSTMFHNHAVFACYVAALFSGKAYANGCSKGNITEDETECCRNYFRVNNICQECVPGFYGYNCTSECPYPRYGWRCGFWCTCPISECNHQYGCPPTTWSAHRESTTEALLMNDLTSPKSTSTVKENGMQEENSRKSFDSIIIAPGTLICIVLILIIIKEICRYRQIPRYSAINEKPCIILEGDNVYTEINDVTIDVNFLNDNIKLRSTDLIRNGHTSQTKIADDDCEKNAKNTLRKEKTLFNDHSDEGIMCERDLEGDIRNEPTKARCVINKSAIEHEQNTILENAMKNTKQENKPGIVQYGKLRSNIELGTIAGASFETCNQEFEFLFIDNVYINDKTESTYL; via the exons ATGTGCAGCACAATGTTTCATAATCATGCCGTCTTTGCTTGCTATGTTGCAGCTTTATTTTCTGGAAAAGCTTATGCAAATGGATGTTCAAAAGG AAACATTACAGAAGACGAAACAGAATGTTGTAGGAATTACTTCAGAGTCAACAATATCTGTCAAG aatgTGTCCCTGGATTTTACGGTTATAATTGTACCAGTGAATGTCCTTACCCGCGATACGGATGGCGCTGTGGATTTTGGTGCACTTGTCCAATCTCTGAGTGTAACCACCAATACGGATGTCCGCCAACTACTTGGTCTGCACATAGAG AGTCGACAACTGAAGCATTACTTATGAATGATTTAACATCCCCAAAGTCAACATCAACAGTTAAAGAAAATGGAATGCAAGAAGAAAACAGTAGGAAGAGTTTTGATTCGATAATAATAGCCCCTGGAACATTGATATGCATAGTGCTGATATTAATAATCATAAAGGAAATCTGTAGATATCGCCAAATTCCTCGCTATAGTGCGATAAATGAAAAACCGTGTATTATTCTAGAAGGAGACAATGTTTACACAGAAATCAATGACGTCACTATTGACGTAAATTTTCTTAACGATAATATCAAATTACGTTCGACTGATTTGATTAGAAATGGTCATACATCACAAACAAAGATAGCTGACGATGATTGTGAAAAAAATGCGAAGAACACTTTGCGTAAAGAGAAAACTCTCTTTAATGATCATTCAGATGAAGGGATCATGTGTGAAAGAGATCTAGAGGGAGATATAAGAAATGAACCCACAAAAGCAAGATGTGTAATTAATAAAAGTGCCATTGAACATGAACAAAATACTATTTTGGAAAACGCCATGAAAAATACCAAACAGGAAAACAAGCCAGGAATTGTTCAGTATGGTAAGTTACGAAGCAACATAGAGTTAGGCACAATAGCAGGTGCCAGTTTCGAGACTTGTAATCAAGAGTTTGAATTCTTATTTATTGATAATGTTTATATTAATGATAAAACTGAATCGACCTATCTGTAA